Proteins encoded in a region of the Novibacillus thermophilus genome:
- a CDS encoding isocitrate/isopropylmalate family dehydrogenase, with amino-acid sequence MRDTKTVVVMKGDQTGQELLEEAMRILQPDVIGFDITFEEYDLSLENRRRTDNEVVHEAAQAMKTYGFGIKAATITPEAGDDVGSPNAILRREIDGKVIVRTGRRIPGIRPVGGTYAPISVIRMAVGDAYGAKEWRDGEGDDEIACRTEVIDRKTCRAVAEYAFRHAKKMNAKVFGGPKYTVSPVYEGMLKEEMDRASERYPDVPYDPQLIDATYALLLNNHGDPLVIPALNRDGDCLSDMVLQLFGSIAGAESMLISFDDELNPHVVMAEAPTGRPRVSSAKTSPTRWR; translated from the coding sequence ATGAGAGATACGAAAACCGTGGTCGTGATGAAGGGTGACCAAACGGGACAAGAACTTTTGGAAGAAGCGATGCGCATCTTGCAGCCTGACGTGATCGGGTTCGACATAACGTTTGAAGAGTACGACCTCAGTCTCGAGAACAGGCGGCGCACTGACAACGAGGTCGTACACGAAGCAGCCCAGGCGATGAAAACGTACGGTTTCGGCATTAAGGCGGCGACGATTACACCGGAAGCAGGCGATGACGTGGGCAGCCCCAACGCCATACTGCGCCGGGAAATCGACGGAAAAGTAATCGTCCGCACCGGACGGCGCATTCCGGGTATTCGCCCTGTCGGCGGGACGTACGCCCCCATCTCCGTCATCCGCATGGCGGTCGGCGATGCCTACGGCGCAAAAGAGTGGCGCGACGGGGAAGGGGATGACGAAATCGCCTGCCGAACAGAAGTGATCGACCGCAAAACGTGTCGCGCTGTGGCGGAGTACGCGTTTCGCCACGCGAAAAAAATGAATGCCAAAGTGTTCGGCGGTCCCAAGTACACGGTCAGTCCCGTTTACGAGGGGATGTTAAAAGAGGAGATGGACCGGGCGAGCGAGCGTTACCCTGATGTTCCTTACGATCCCCAGCTCATCGACGCCACGTACGCCCTGCTCCTCAACAACCACGGCGATCCGCTGGTCATCCCGGCGTTAAACCGCGACGGAGACTGCCTCAGTGACATGGTGCTGCAGTTGTTCGGTTCCATAGCCGGAGCGGAATCGATGCTCATCAGTTTCGACGACGAACTGAACCCCCACGTCGTCATGGCTGAAGCCCCCACGGGACGGCCCCGAGTCTCTTCGGCAAAAACATCGCCAACCCGATGGCGATGA
- a CDS encoding DUF948 domain-containing protein, with the protein MVVEISVAVIAVAFVVLVAYIVRVLKTFQETLQSVNKTVERIDGDWEMIREQSVDLLQETKALAADLNQKSRQLDSLFVSVKDVGNSVNQVSSAVARQAERHREQLGNLLAITSFGLETWQKWKEMKRREPSPQKEDA; encoded by the coding sequence TTGGTCGTAGAGATCAGCGTGGCGGTGATCGCGGTCGCCTTTGTCGTACTCGTCGCATACATCGTAAGAGTCCTTAAAACATTCCAGGAAACACTGCAATCCGTCAACAAAACAGTAGAGCGCATCGACGGAGACTGGGAGATGATTCGCGAGCAGTCTGTCGATTTGCTGCAGGAGACGAAGGCGCTCGCAGCAGACTTGAATCAGAAGAGCCGACAGCTGGACAGTTTGTTCGTGTCCGTGAAAGATGTGGGGAACAGTGTCAACCAAGTGTCGTCGGCTGTGGCGAGACAGGCGGAACGCCATCGGGAACAGTTGGGAAATTTGTTGGCGATTACCAGTTTCGGGCTGGAGACGTGGCAGAAGTGGAAAGAAATGAAAAGACGCGAACCATCACCTCAAAAGGAGGATGCGTAA
- a CDS encoding YtxH domain-containing protein — MANNGKDFWCGTIVGGLIGAAAALLLAPKAGRDARSDLNRQWVTVKDKTQEVGRTVKHKAKEVGQTVREQSGDIVEKIVYPKGDSGEEMQEAVSDMAEVVEGAVKDTVAQIEKESEEERERK; from the coding sequence ATGGCGAACAACGGAAAAGATTTTTGGTGTGGGACGATCGTCGGCGGCCTGATTGGGGCGGCTGCCGCCTTGCTGCTGGCACCGAAGGCAGGGCGCGACGCCCGTTCCGACCTCAACCGCCAGTGGGTGACCGTGAAAGACAAGACCCAGGAAGTCGGACGCACTGTGAAGCACAAGGCAAAAGAAGTCGGGCAAACCGTGAGAGAACAGTCTGGTGACATCGTGGAAAAAATAGTGTACCCGAAGGGCGATTCTGGAGAAGAGATGCAAGAGGCCGTGTCCGACATGGCGGAAGTGGTGGAAGGGGCGGTCAAGGACACTGTGGCCCAAATCGAAAAAGAGAGCGAAGAAGAACGCGAACGCAAGTAG
- a CDS encoding carboxypeptidase M32, whose protein sequence is MSKRQDTINGFQALLEKMSHYQEALALIAWDLRTGAPKKGVERRAKVIGTLSGELFSMQTSDEMAGYLDALQEADSQTPLDKVLRRSVEKARKEFDKYRKIPKDMYREYVELQSIAESVWEEAKPAADFKKFEPYLEKIVRFNIEFAELWGYEENRYDALLDQYEPGVPVSKIDGVFAQLRENIVRLLEAVQASPHQPDTSFIGQTFPVEGQRAIGRYILEEMGYDFDAGRLDVTVHPFAISLNPGDVRVTTKYDTRDFRTALFGTIHEGGHALYEQNISKDLLGTPLCTGTSMGIHESQSLFWENFIGRSYAFWSHYYDKLVEQFPEQLKSVDLDAFYRGINVVKPSLIRIEADELTYALHIMVRYEIEKGLINEEIRVSDLPEIWNDKMQEYLGVVPSHDGEGVLQDVHWSGGSFGYFPSYALGYIYAAQFLHKLGKDLPDYERSVAEGDLSPVKAWLAEHIHRHGAMYDPRDLLRRVTGEDLDARHLVAYLEQKYRDVYRIPNEDSEG, encoded by the coding sequence TTGAGCAAAAGACAAGATACGATCAACGGGTTTCAGGCCCTTTTGGAAAAAATGTCGCACTACCAGGAGGCGCTGGCACTCATCGCCTGGGATCTGCGCACGGGCGCCCCGAAGAAAGGGGTAGAACGGCGGGCTAAAGTCATCGGGACGCTGTCTGGAGAGCTGTTTTCCATGCAGACGTCTGACGAGATGGCGGGGTATTTAGATGCCCTGCAAGAGGCTGACAGCCAAACGCCTTTGGATAAAGTGTTAAGGCGTTCCGTGGAAAAGGCGCGAAAAGAATTCGACAAATACCGCAAAATTCCGAAAGATATGTACCGGGAATACGTAGAGCTCCAATCCATCGCGGAGTCGGTGTGGGAAGAAGCGAAGCCGGCCGCCGACTTCAAAAAGTTCGAACCGTATTTGGAAAAAATCGTCCGCTTCAACATCGAATTCGCCGAGTTGTGGGGTTACGAGGAAAACCGTTACGACGCTTTGCTCGATCAGTACGAGCCTGGTGTTCCCGTTTCTAAGATCGACGGCGTCTTTGCCCAGTTGAGGGAAAACATCGTCCGTCTGTTAGAAGCCGTTCAAGCTTCTCCCCACCAACCGGACACCTCGTTTATTGGACAGACGTTTCCGGTCGAAGGGCAGCGCGCCATCGGCCGCTACATACTGGAAGAGATGGGGTACGACTTTGACGCCGGGCGCCTGGACGTGACGGTACACCCGTTTGCCATTTCTTTGAACCCGGGAGACGTGCGGGTGACGACGAAATACGACACCCGCGACTTCCGCACGGCGCTGTTCGGCACGATCCACGAAGGAGGGCACGCCCTGTACGAGCAAAACATTTCCAAAGACCTCCTCGGCACGCCACTGTGTACTGGGACATCCATGGGCATTCACGAATCCCAGTCCCTATTCTGGGAGAACTTCATCGGCAGGAGTTACGCCTTTTGGTCCCACTATTACGACAAATTGGTGGAACAGTTTCCCGAGCAGCTGAAGTCGGTGGACTTGGACGCGTTTTACAGGGGGATCAACGTGGTGAAGCCGTCCCTCATCCGCATTGAGGCCGATGAACTGACGTATGCTCTGCACATCATGGTCCGCTACGAAATTGAGAAGGGCCTGATAAACGAGGAGATTCGCGTATCCGACTTGCCTGAGATATGGAACGACAAGATGCAGGAGTACTTAGGCGTCGTGCCGTCCCACGACGGGGAAGGGGTTTTACAGGACGTGCACTGGTCTGGCGGTTCGTTCGGCTATTTCCCGTCGTACGCCCTCGGCTACATTTACGCCGCCCAGTTTCTGCACAAACTGGGGAAGGACCTCCCCGATTACGAACGATCGGTGGCAGAAGGGGACTTGTCCCCCGTGAAGGCGTGGCTTGCAGAGCATATTCACCGTCACGGTGCGATGTACGACCCGCGGGACCTGCTGCGGCGTGTAACAGGAGAAGATCTGGACGCACGCCACCTGGTCGCTTATTTGGAACAGAAGTACCGGGACGTGTACCGCATTCCAAATGAAGATAGCGAAGGTTAA
- a CDS encoding RNA polymerase sigma factor gives MKSEKSALLYPKAVTDEFMERIQQHSRYLYNIAYRLTGNTEDAKDLTQETMWQAHCKSHKYVYEKSLKAWLRTMMTNRFRDQKRKKSLKLVALEDAFIVSNPTSSHMQSVEEQVEQRIMLDKVKEEIAKLPDIYKRVIVLRHFEGLTYAEISEQLDIPEGTVKTQLFRARRMLRDRMAE, from the coding sequence ATGAAATCCGAAAAGTCGGCACTTTTATATCCGAAAGCTGTGACGGATGAATTTATGGAGCGGATACAACAACACAGTCGCTATCTGTACAATATCGCTTACCGCTTGACAGGAAATACAGAGGACGCGAAAGATTTAACCCAGGAAACGATGTGGCAGGCACACTGCAAATCACACAAGTACGTGTATGAAAAGTCCTTGAAAGCCTGGTTGAGAACGATGATGACGAACCGCTTCCGCGATCAGAAGCGGAAGAAAAGTTTAAAACTGGTGGCACTGGAAGACGCGTTCATCGTCTCCAACCCGACGTCTTCTCACATGCAATCAGTGGAAGAACAAGTGGAACAACGCATCATGTTGGACAAAGTGAAGGAAGAGATCGCGAAACTCCCGGACATATACAAACGGGTCATCGTGCTGCGCCATTTTGAAGGATTGACGTACGCCGAAATTAGCGAGCAATTGGACATTCCCGAAGGGACGGTGAAAACACAGCTATTCCGCGCCCGCCGGATGTTGAGAGACCGTATGGCTGAATAA
- a CDS encoding anti-sigma factor family protein, with amino-acid sequence MSCREYDHYIQLYVDQEISEADRRKLLEHTRTCPACRRELKEMVALVSSMEDVQQEIRKEAPFQFNGLFKWVAVCTVAVSFAYLVIPFTKQSLFVKDDPIPVQPMQHSVLVLAGQEETLHIPQDDSIRIVHPEQWSEELYKSEAALVYPSAYSFLLEKSRPWSDYTKRFVFVRVPDEQTLASLLTYIGTKVESLKGLSDIQYPTSIMINLDETIEYETFAFPEKERDISNLFERISSEPSVSEPRLH; translated from the coding sequence ATGTCTTGCCGAGAATACGACCATTACATACAACTGTACGTCGATCAGGAAATTAGCGAAGCAGATCGGCGTAAGCTGTTGGAACACACAAGGACTTGCCCTGCGTGTCGACGTGAATTGAAAGAGATGGTCGCCCTCGTCTCGTCTATGGAAGACGTTCAGCAGGAAATTCGAAAAGAAGCGCCCTTCCAGTTTAACGGGCTATTTAAATGGGTGGCGGTCTGCACCGTGGCGGTCTCGTTCGCTTACCTGGTCATCCCCTTTACAAAGCAGTCCCTTTTTGTAAAGGACGATCCCATTCCAGTTCAGCCGATGCAACATTCTGTTTTAGTGCTGGCTGGTCAGGAAGAGACGCTGCACATTCCACAGGACGACTCTATCCGCATTGTGCACCCTGAACAGTGGAGTGAAGAACTGTACAAGTCCGAGGCGGCTCTCGTCTATCCCAGTGCGTACTCGTTCCTTTTGGAAAAGAGCCGGCCGTGGAGCGACTACACGAAGCGTTTCGTATTCGTTCGCGTCCCCGACGAACAAACGTTGGCATCACTGCTCACTTACATCGGGACGAAGGTGGAAAGTTTGAAAGGGTTAAGCGATATCCAGTACCCCACCTCGATCATGATTAACCTTGACGAAACAATCGAGTACGAGACATTCGCCTTTCCAGAGAAAGAACGGGACATCTCCAACCTGTTTGAGCGCATATCCAGCGAACCGTCTGTTTCCGAGCCGCGGTTGCACTAA
- a CDS encoding bifunctional 3-deoxy-7-phosphoheptulonate synthase/chorismate mutase encodes MAHDRLEELRKELDKLNLDILDAITKRATIVQEIGKVKAKQGIDKFDPIREKKMLDELVAKNNGPFDDNTVRYLFKQIFKASLELQQNDQKKVLLVSRKEHTEDTVVKVGGEEVGNGHNMMIAGPCSVESEEQVREVAKSLKRMGVPFLRGGAFKPRTSPYDFQGLGEKGLKILRKVADEFGLKIVSEIVSPEHVSFATDYVDVIQIGARNMQNFELLKRVGTVSTPVLLKRGMSATIEEFMFAAEYIVSQGNRQVMLCERGIRTYEKATRNTLDISAVPILKQETHLPVIVDITHSTGRRDILLPIAKSALAAGADGIMVEVHPEPAVALSDAKQQINIPQFEQLTQALYDSGLLHMPTKVS; translated from the coding sequence ATGGCGCACGACAGGTTGGAAGAACTGAGGAAAGAATTAGATAAGCTCAACTTGGACATATTGGACGCGATCACGAAACGCGCCACCATCGTACAGGAAATCGGGAAGGTTAAGGCGAAGCAGGGGATAGACAAGTTCGACCCCATCCGCGAGAAAAAAATGCTGGACGAATTAGTGGCCAAAAACAACGGACCGTTTGACGACAACACGGTACGTTATTTATTTAAACAGATTTTTAAAGCGTCACTGGAGTTGCAGCAAAACGATCAGAAAAAAGTGTTGCTAGTGAGCCGCAAAGAGCATACTGAGGACACCGTGGTCAAGGTCGGAGGCGAAGAAGTCGGAAATGGCCACAACATGATGATTGCCGGTCCCTGTTCCGTCGAAAGTGAGGAGCAAGTGCGCGAAGTGGCGAAGTCGCTCAAGCGCATGGGGGTCCCGTTTTTGCGGGGCGGAGCATTTAAACCGCGTACGTCCCCGTACGATTTCCAGGGTCTCGGTGAGAAAGGCTTAAAGATATTGCGCAAAGTGGCGGACGAATTCGGATTGAAGATCGTCAGCGAGATCGTCTCCCCGGAACACGTCTCGTTTGCGACGGACTACGTGGACGTCATCCAGATCGGCGCCCGCAACATGCAAAACTTCGAACTGTTGAAACGGGTCGGAACAGTGTCGACACCCGTGCTGTTGAAGCGGGGGATGTCGGCGACGATTGAAGAGTTCATGTTCGCTGCCGAGTACATCGTGTCACAAGGCAACAGGCAAGTGATGCTGTGTGAGCGGGGCATTCGCACTTACGAAAAAGCGACGCGCAATACGCTGGACATCTCGGCCGTGCCAATCTTAAAACAGGAAACACACTTGCCGGTCATCGTGGACATCACCCACTCCACAGGGCGGCGGGACATCTTGCTCCCTATCGCCAAGTCAGCCCTCGCAGCAGGGGCGGACGGCATCATGGTGGAAGTGCACCCCGAGCCGGCTGTCGCCCTTTCCGATGCGAAGCAGCAAATCAACATTCCCCAGTTCGAACAGTTGACGCAGGCACTGTACGACTCCGGTCTCTTGCACATGCCGACGAAAGTGTCTTAA